A DNA window from Arachis hypogaea cultivar Tifrunner chromosome 18, arahy.Tifrunner.gnm2.J5K5, whole genome shotgun sequence contains the following coding sequences:
- the LOC112773144 gene encoding tubby-like protein 8, whose amino-acid sequence MNTMKKGGCQKSSISGQPYSSLYFNPLNENGDEDEVRQKRTRTRSCSDYGLRSLASGFEDDSNKENNAAIINGSSISLSLPAPKIRKHFPSKSTDTILKPSSLQLCMQMNEPERAFGSSNIWDYADSDAAPASSWSTLPNRSLICRPLPIDIGRCTCLILKEPTPQGHGTLYSLYTYEGQGRQNRKLAVAHHKRRNGKSHFTVAQNVKGLLSNLDDTFLGTMTANLIGSKYHIWDQGYRPNSRNTQPKLPLAVVTYIPTVATCTGSHRSMRAYIPKHQSLSLKNVTQLQHIKGLPLDWEEKWDTVHQLFSKVPLYNKISKQFELDFRDKGKAELRIQRSVKNFQLTLEENGKQTILQLGRVGKSKFVMDYRYPLTGYQAFCMCLASIDTKLCCTV is encoded by the exons ATGAATACGATGAAGAAAGGCGGTTGCCAGAAATCTTCAATATCAGGGCAGCCTTACAGTTCGCTGTATTTCAATCCGCTGAATGAAAATGGGGATGAGGATGAGGTGAGACAGAAGCGCACCCGCACGCGTAGCTGCAGCGACTACGGCCTTCGCAGCTTAGCCTCCGGCTTTGAGGACGATAGCAACAAGGAAAACAACGCCGCCATCATCAATggctcttctatttctctttctcTGCCCGCTCCTAAGATTAGGAAGCACTTCCCATCAAAGTCCACAGACACGATCTTGAAGCCGTCGTCGCTCCAGTTGTGCATGCAGATGAACGAGCCTGAGAGGGCTTTTGGCTCTTCCAATATCTGGGACTATGCTGACTCCGACGCAGCTCCTGCGTCTTCCTGGTCCACTTTACCTAACCGCTCTTTGATCTGCAGGCCCTTGCCCATTGATATTGGAAGATGTACATGCCTTATTCTGAAGGAGCCCACTCCACAAGGCCATGGCACTCTCTATTCTCTTTATACCTAT GAAGGTCAGGGACGCCAGAATAGGAAATTAGCAGTGGCCCATCACAAGCGGCGGAATGGCAAATCTCACTTCACAGTAGCTCAGAATGTAAAAGGACTCTTATCCAATTTAGATGATACTTTCCTTGGGACCATGACAGCTAACCTCATCGGCTCAAAATACCATATCTGGGATCAG GGATATCGACCTAATTCCCGCAATACGCAACCGAAATTACCTCTTGCTGTAGTGAC GTATATACCAACAGTGGCAACATGTACCGGAAGTCACAGAAGCATGAGAGCATATATCCCCAAGCATCAATCTCTGTCACTGAAGAATGTCACACAG TTACAACATATTAAAGGGTTGCCATTGGATTGGGAGGAGAAATGGGACACAGTGCATCAACTATTCTCAAAGGTTCCACTTTACAACAAG ATTTCAAAGCAATTTGAGCTTGACTTTAGAGATAAAGGAAAGGCAGAACTTAGAATCCAAAGATCGGTGAAAAATTTCCAGCTCACTTTAGAG GAGAATGGGAAGCAGACGATCCTGCAGCTAGGCAGGGTGGGAAAATCAAAATTCGTTATGGACTACAG ATATCCACTGACAGGCTACCAAGCTTTTTGCATGTGTCTGGCTTCCATTGATACAAAGCTTTGCTGCACAGTGTAG
- the LOC112773145 gene encoding uncharacterized protein: MEGAKRLQGNSLSLFSEGIGFVLLRWSALRDAVENQWGGPDSRLKADNLATDILSWFTQSREPLYIDDLEDKLYDGMISLNVVVEDGSTEEVAENLMVMHEECLEGNFVTIERYRQAIVNQAAHPRAVPQIVNDKDDDEDEEDDDVQSGQNGESSARQATSSNMDVDIPKSESNMSSCNMRIDDEPLKKDAGEAEDGWVVVSKKKNKVRKN, encoded by the exons atggaggGTGCAAAACGGTTACAAGGAAACTCATTATCACTTTTCAGTGAAGGCATCGGCTTTGTTTTGTTGCGTTGGTCCGCTCTTCGTGATGCCGTCGAGAACCAGTGGGGTGGCCCTGACTCCCGCCTCAAGGCCGATAACCTCGCCACCGATATCCTCTCCTGGTTCACTCAATCCAGAG AACCGCTTTATATTGATGACTTGGAGGACAAACTCTATGATGGGATGATTTCGCTCAATGTAGTGGTTGAGGATGGCAGCACTGAAGAG GTAGCTGAAAATCTAATGGTTATGCACGAGGAATGCTTAGAAGGAAACTTTGTGACCATTGAGCGTTATAGGCAGGCCATTGTTAACCAAGCTGCGCATCCTCGTGCAGTGCCACAG atTGTGAATGAtaaggatgatgatgaggatgaggaaGATGATGATGTCCAAAGTGGTCAAAATGGTGAAAGTAGTGCTAGGCAAGCCACTTCTTCAAACATGGATGTGGACATTCCAAAATCTGAGTCAAACATGAGTTCATGTAACATGCGGATTGATGATGAGCCTCTCAAAAAGGATGCAGGTGAAGCAGAGGATGGATGGGTTGTagtttcaaagaaaaaaaataaggttAGAAAAAATTAG
- the LOC112771108 gene encoding ent-kaurene oxidase: MQMDTLALIQAQPFAASLAVAAVSLFLFLYLLNGSRTPAAASLVVGLATSLPKVTVVPGLPIVGNLLQLKDKKPYKTFVQFAQKYGPIYSIRTGASTIIVLNSAHLAKEAMITRYSSISSRKLSNALTILTSNKCMVAISDYNDFHKMVKKLILANVLGPNAQKRHRLHREEMVENMSRQFNEHVKNSSDSPINFRDIFSSQLFGLAMKQGVGSDVESIYVDDFGNKMSRKDMYQILVVDIMEGAIEVDWRDFFPYLRWIPNRSMETKIQRMCFRRKAVMKALINEQKKRIASGKKVNCYIDYLLSEAKELTEDQIMMLLWETIIETSDTTLVTSEWAMYELAKDKTRQDRLYSELRDACGNERVTEDHLAKLPYLGAVFHETLRKHSPAPIVPLRHVDEDTQIGGYHIPAGSEIAINIYGCNMDEELWENPEQWMPERFLDDEKYETMDLYKTMAFGAGKRVCAGALQANLIACSSIGRLVQEFEWELAQGEEENVDTVGLTTHRLHPLLVKIKPRSK; this comes from the exons ATGCAAATGGACACTCTGGCCCTTATTCAGGCACAGCCCTTTGCCGCCTCCCTTGCGGTCGCTGCTGTCtcgcttttcctttttctttacctATTAAACGGTAGCCGCACTCCCGCGGCTGCCTCACTTGTGGTTGGTCTTGCTACTTCTCTTCCTAAAGTAACAG TGGTTCCGGGTTTACCGATTGTTGGTAATCTGCTGCAATTGAAGGATAAGAAGCCGTACAAGACATTCGTACAGTTTGCCCAAAAATATGGTCCTATATATTCCATCAGGACCGGTGCTTCCACCATTATCGTTCTCAACTCTGCCCATCTTGCTAAGGAG GCCATGATTACCAGATATTCATCGATTTCATCAAGGAAGCTGTCGAATGCATTAACAATTCTGACTTCCAATAAATGTATGGTTGCTATAAGTGACTACAACGACTTTCACAAAATGGTCAAAAAACTTATTCTTGCAAATGTTCTCGGACCCAATGCACAG AAGCGGCATCGTCTCCACAGAGAAGAAATGGTGGAAAACATGTCTAGGCAGTTTAATGAACATGTGAAGAACTCCTCTGATTCCCCGattaattttagggatatatTTTCTTCTCAACTTTTTGGATTGGCAATGAAGCAA GGTGTAGGAAGTGATGTGGAATCCATTTATGTGGATGATTTTGGAAATAAAATGTCAAGGAAGGACATGTATCAAATTCTAGTGGTTGATATAATGGAGGGTGCAATTGAGGTTGATTGGCGAGATTTCTTCCCATACTTGAGATGGATTCCAAATAGGAGcatggagacaaaaattcagaGAATGTGCTTCCGCAGGAAAGCAGTTATGAAAGCATTGATCAATGAGCAGAAGAAGAGAATTGCTTCCGGAAAG AAAGTGAATTGTTACATTGACTACCTGTTATCGGAAGCCAAGGAGCTAACCGAAGACCAAATTATGATGCTTCTTTGGGAGACCATCATAGAGACTTCGGATACTACATTAGTTACGTCCGAATGGGCTATGTATGAACTTGCTAAAGACAAAACACGTCAG GATCGATTATATTCGGAGCTCCGAGATGCATGCGGGAATGAGAGGGTAACAGAAGACCATTTGGCTAAGCTGCCGTATTTAGGGGCTGTATTCCATGAAACTCTGAGGAAGCACAGTCCAGCTCCCATTGTCCCACTGAGGCATGTCGATGAAGATACCCAAATAGGAGGATATCACATTCCCGCTGGGAGCGAG ATTGCTATAAACATATACGGGTGTAACATGGACGAGGAACTGTGGGAAAATCCTGAGCAGTGGATGCCGGAGAGGTTTCTGGATGATGAGAAGTATGAGACCATGGATCTGTACAAGACAATGGCATTTGGGGCGGGGAAGAGGGTGTGCGCAGGGGCTTTGCAGGCGAATCTGATAGCGTGCTCGTCAATTGGGAGACTGGTTCAGGAATTCGAATGGGAGCTGGCTCAAGGCGAGGAGGAGAATGTTGACACAGTCGGCCTTACCACCCACAGGTTGCATCCCCTCCTTGTCAAAATCAAGCCAAGAAGCAAATGA
- the LOC112771027 gene encoding aspartyl protease family protein At5g10770-like, which yields MAEATTALPVLLSLVGIYLIILANEVHSFEEMTFNLNMRKSQREQNLGCHPPEARKVKGAIILEMKDTGHCSSVSEKRSHRKQLGQDDLRVRAIQSRIRGASASDKENKNNEIPISSGMKLETLNYVVTLGLGGQNVSMIVDTGSDLTWVQCQPCDSCYDQQGPLFQPSSSPSYQSILCNSTTCRTLIPAPPGACATATNCDYVVNYGDGSYTSGELGVEHLSVGGVWITDFVFGCGRNNKGLFGLASGLMGLGRSHLSIVSQTSSTLGGVFSYCLPSPDAGASGSLVMGNDSSSLFKNVAYARMLSDPQLSSFYILNLTTISVGGVPLLQASSFGKGTLIDSGTVITRLAPSMYRAVKAEFLRQFSDYPSAPGFSILDTCFNLTGYEEVNIPSIRLYFEEVSMNVDVSGILYVVKEDASRVCLALASLSDEYDIPIVGNYQQRNQRVIYDTKNNRLGFAADPCTFTFN from the exons ATGGCGGAGGCAACAACCGCGTTGCCTGTCTTGCTCTCTCTTGTTGGTATTTACCTCATCATACTCGCAAATGAGGTTCACTCCTTTGAAGAGATGACCTTTAACTTGAACATGCGAAAATCGCAGAGGGAACAGAATCTTGGCTGCCACCCACCGGAAGCAA GAAAGGTGAAAGGTGCCATCATACTGGAAATGAAGGACACAGGACACTGTTCCTCTGTCTCTGAGAAAAGGAGCCATCGGAAACAGTTGGGGCAGGATGACCTTCGTGTCCGCGCAATTCAAAGCCGCATTCGGGGTGCGTCTGCCTCAGACaaggaaaacaaaaacaatgaGATTCCGATAAGCTCAGGCATGAAATTGGAAACGCTTAACTATGTAGTGACTCTGGGGTTGGGTGGGCAGAATGTGAGCATGATAGTTGACACAGGAAGCGATTTGACGTGGGTGCAGTGCCAGCCATGTGACTCCTGCTATGACCAGCAAGGCCCTCTCTTCCAGCCTTCAAGCTCCCCTTCCTACCAATCCATTCTCTGCAATTCAACAACCTGTCGCACCCTAATTCCAGCTCCGCCGGGAGCATGTGCAACTGCAACTAATTGTGACTATGTCGTTAACTATGGGGATGGCTCCTACACCTCGGGAGAATTAGGAGTAGAGCACCTCAGCGTCGGAGGGGTTTGGATCACCGATTTCGTGTTTGGTTGCGGCAGGAACAACAAAGGCTTATTCGGACTCGCATCGGGCCTTATGGGCCTGGGGAGGAGCCACCTCTCCATCGTCTCTCAAACCAGTTCCACTTTGGGAGGAGTCTTCTCATACTGCCTGCCTTCGCCTGACGCCGGAGCTTCGGGGTCGCTCGTCATGGGGAATGACTCCTCTTCTCTCTTCAAGAATGTTGCCTACGCCAGGATGCTCTCTGATCCGCAGCTTTCCAGCTTCTACATACTCAACCTCACAACCATCAGTGTTGGTGGTGTGCCTCTGCTGCAGGCCTCCAGTTTCGGGAAGGGGACCCTCATTGACTCTGGGACGGTGATCACAAGACTGGCTCCGTCCATGTACAGAGCAGTCAAGGCAGAGTTCTTGAGACAATTTTCGGATTACCCGTCGGCGCCCGGGTTCTCTATATTGGACACGTGTTTCAATCTCACCGGGTATGAGGAAGTGAACATACCCAGCATAAGATTGTACTTTGAGGAGGTGAGCATGAACGTGGACGTCAGTGGCATACTGTACGTGGTGAAAGAGGATGCCTCCCGTGTCTGCCTGGCGCTAGCAAGCCTCTCCGATGAGTACGACATACCCATTGTTGGGAACTACCAGCAGAGGAATCAGAGGGTTATATATGATACCAAAAACAACAGGCTTGGATTTGCTGCAGACCCTTGCACTTTCACTTTCAATTGA